In Candidatus Margulisiibacteriota bacterium, one DNA window encodes the following:
- a CDS encoding TaqI-like C-terminal specificity domain-containing protein, with protein sequence MPAPKEVIELVERFERNLEEYKSGRYNETQLRIEFLDPFFEALGWDINNKEGRAPAYRDVTHEDRLSVGEWTKSPDYCFRVGKERKFFLEAKKPSINVKEDISPAYQLRRYAWSAKLPLSILSDFEEFAVYDTRIKPVKTNGAKVARIKYFTYKDYIDKWDEIAGIFSREAVLKGSFDKYAVSGKKRRGTAEVDDEFLKEIELWREILAKNIAENNPRLSTRELNYAVQSTIDRIIFLRICEDRRIEDYARLMALQNGDNVYPRLCDLFKQADDKYNSGLFHFSEEKGRTGHPDTLALKLKIDDKPIKEIIKGLYYPDSPYQFDYMPIEILGQVYEQFLGKVIRLEDHHAVIEEKPEVRKAGGVYYTPKYIVDYIVKNTVGKLLEGKTPKQAAKIKILDPACGSGSFLIGAYQYLLDWHREWYENDGALKWAKKTSPVLYQDIHGGWQLTIAEKKRILLNNIFGVDIDSQAVEVTKLSLLLKVLEGETSQTINSTLRLFHERALPDLGNNIKCGNSLIGPDYYENKQISLLEEEERYKVNVFDWQKEFADIMQVGGFDVVIGNPPYVNMVALPKNEREYFQNKYNSCKNKSDLYSFFVEKAMCLTSKPIRRIGLIIPQTWLATDSFELLREELFGEKAIDELVDLGHGVFRGVIVKALILICSRANKEIQIKNKDFTDRISVRTNIWDKRPFQIDLSWSTQRQNISDKLYRSGKTLSSIIQFQRGIKTSNDKKFVLSKQINKDCMKVFRGRNIKAYQLNWEGEYIWYRPDLMKAKVGSLPHSKSFFEVPEKIVTQRINSSMQLLAAYDNRQNYFLDTTNVSNYSSWDKKHPLKYILALLNSKLINYWYCNKYRMPTIGLYELHSIPIKLIDKNDDLDKNACNEIIRCVDIIIKLKDQETNESTSHGKTTLSRQIDNANKHIDQLVYKLYGLTDEEVGVVEGGG encoded by the coding sequence ATGCCTGCTCCAAAAGAAGTAATTGAGCTTGTCGAACGATTTGAACGCAATCTGGAAGAATACAAATCGGGCCGCTACAATGAAACCCAGCTACGGATAGAATTTTTAGACCCATTTTTTGAGGCGCTCGGATGGGATATCAACAATAAAGAGGGCCGCGCCCCCGCCTACCGGGATGTAACCCATGAAGACCGCCTTTCAGTCGGAGAATGGACCAAATCGCCCGATTATTGCTTCCGGGTCGGCAAAGAACGGAAGTTTTTCCTTGAAGCGAAGAAACCCTCGATTAATGTCAAAGAAGATATCAGCCCCGCCTACCAGCTAAGGCGATATGCCTGGTCGGCCAAACTTCCTCTTTCTATCCTTTCCGACTTTGAAGAATTTGCGGTATATGACACTCGGATAAAACCGGTTAAAACCAATGGCGCGAAGGTTGCGCGTATTAAGTACTTTACCTACAAAGATTATATTGATAAATGGGACGAGATCGCCGGGATATTTTCGCGGGAAGCGGTTTTAAAAGGCTCTTTCGACAAATACGCGGTTTCAGGTAAAAAGAGACGGGGGACGGCGGAAGTTGACGATGAATTTCTTAAAGAGATCGAATTGTGGAGGGAGATACTGGCCAAAAACATTGCCGAAAATAACCCGAGGCTTTCCACCCGTGAATTAAATTACGCGGTCCAGAGCACGATCGACCGGATAATCTTTTTAAGAATATGCGAGGATCGGAGGATAGAAGATTACGCCAGGTTAATGGCTTTGCAGAATGGCGACAATGTATATCCGCGCTTATGCGACCTGTTCAAGCAGGCTGATGATAAATATAATTCGGGGTTATTCCATTTCAGCGAAGAAAAAGGAAGGACCGGCCACCCCGATACCCTGGCGCTGAAATTGAAAATCGATGATAAACCAATAAAAGAGATCATTAAGGGGTTATATTATCCCGACAGCCCATATCAATTCGATTATATGCCGATCGAGATACTCGGGCAGGTTTATGAGCAGTTCTTAGGCAAAGTAATTCGCCTTGAAGACCATCACGCCGTAATTGAGGAAAAGCCGGAGGTGCGGAAGGCGGGCGGTGTTTATTACACACCAAAGTATATTGTTGATTACATCGTTAAGAATACGGTCGGAAAGCTGCTCGAAGGTAAAACGCCGAAGCAGGCGGCAAAGATCAAAATCCTCGATCCAGCCTGCGGTTCCGGGTCGTTCCTGATCGGGGCTTACCAGTATCTGCTCGATTGGCACCGCGAGTGGTATGAAAATGACGGTGCTCTAAAGTGGGCCAAGAAAACGTCTCCAGTGCTATATCAGGATATACATGGGGGATGGCAGTTGACCATTGCCGAGAAGAAGAGGATCTTGCTTAATAATATTTTCGGGGTAGACATCGACTCGCAGGCGGTGGAGGTTACCAAGCTTTCTTTACTATTGAAGGTCTTGGAAGGAGAAACATCGCAGACGATCAATTCCACGCTCCGGCTGTTTCATGAGCGTGCCTTGCCCGACCTTGGCAACAACATTAAGTGTGGAAATTCCCTGATCGGGCCGGATTATTATGAGAATAAACAGATTAGTTTGTTAGAAGAAGAAGAACGCTATAAGGTGAATGTCTTCGATTGGCAAAAAGAGTTTGCTGATATTATGCAAGTCGGGGGATTTGATGTTGTAATTGGAAACCCTCCGTATGTGAATATGGTGGCTCTTCCCAAAAACGAGCGAGAATATTTTCAAAATAAATACAATTCTTGTAAAAATAAAAGCGATCTTTACAGTTTTTTTGTTGAGAAGGCCATGTGTTTGACTTCAAAGCCAATAAGACGGATAGGGCTTATTATCCCACAGACCTGGCTTGCCACCGATAGCTTTGAATTACTGAGAGAAGAATTATTTGGCGAGAAGGCAATAGATGAGTTGGTGGATTTAGGGCATGGAGTTTTCCGAGGTGTAATAGTAAAAGCATTGATACTTATATGTTCCCGTGCGAACAAAGAGATTCAGATAAAGAACAAAGATTTTACGGACCGGATTAGCGTACGAACCAATATATGGGATAAGCGGCCTTTTCAGATTGATTTGTCATGGAGTACGCAAAGACAAAATATAAGCGATAAGCTTTATAGGTCGGGGAAAACGCTTAGCTCAATTATTCAATTTCAAAGAGGGATAAAGACGAGCAATGATAAGAAATTTGTATTAAGCAAGCAGATTAACAAAGATTGCATGAAAGTATTTCGCGGAAGGAATATAAAGGCCTACCAACTGAATTGGGAGGGGGAATACATTTGGTATAGGCCAGATTTGATGAAAGCAAAGGTTGGTAGCCTTCCTCATAGCAAATCGTTTTTTGAGGTTCCGGAAAAGATCGTGACTCAACGGATCAATAGCTCTATGCAACTGCTTGCTGCTTATGATAACAGACAAAACTACTTTTTGGACACAACAAATGTATCAAATTATAGTTCGTGGGATAAAAAGCATCCCCTAAAATATATATTAGCATTATTGAATTCCAAGCTAATCAACTATTGGTATTGTAATAAGTATAGAATGCCGACAATTGGGCTTTATGAGCTTCATAGCATTCCAATCAAATTGATTGATAAAAATGATGATCTAGATAAGAACGCTTGTAATGAAATAATCCGATGTGTTGATATAATAATCAAATTAAAAGATCAAGAAACAAATGAAAGCACTTCTCACGGGAAAACAACCTTATCGCGCCAAATAGATAATGCAAATAAACATATTGATCAGCTTGTTTATAAGCTTTATGGGTTGACGGATGAGGAGGTGGGGGTGGTGGAGGGGGGAGGATGA